In Fibrobacter sp. UWH6, one genomic interval encodes:
- a CDS encoding Rpn family recombination-promoting nuclease/putative transposase gives MNISLLHDPFCRDVLSDVSTFLEFVEYLTTRDEELKSVVDLLDRESFERIPGDYSDTKSHGYADLAFLAKVKKECLSKKKIPVQVCVGFLLEHKSWPDDGVVDQLIRYHYHLMVEKLKKNADKGIPSVAIILYNGTESWNPLDETYSDYPKALQSILLPFKCVFLDVSTVPDDKCLNDFSPRLGAFIGALKYARNPENHSDFLAQMVKKVKTSLTGNEALDLLTSMDVYFRYWISENFKEAFNMDFVRPPYRTIHDAEVEEAVEKAVEKTEDRVAVQTALKMLSDSKPMDEIVRYSGLSEERIRSLQQSK, from the coding sequence ATGAATATTTCATTGTTACATGATCCCTTCTGTAGGGATGTTTTATCTGACGTATCTACATTTCTTGAATTTGTGGAATACTTGACTACTCGTGATGAAGAACTGAAGTCTGTTGTTGATTTACTGGACCGAGAATCGTTTGAACGAATTCCTGGCGACTATAGTGATACGAAAAGTCACGGCTATGCGGACTTAGCGTTTCTGGCCAAGGTAAAGAAGGAATGTCTGTCTAAAAAGAAGATTCCTGTCCAGGTTTGTGTGGGATTCTTGCTGGAACACAAGTCGTGGCCTGATGATGGTGTCGTAGATCAGTTGATTAGGTATCACTATCACTTGATGGTAGAAAAGCTGAAAAAGAATGCGGACAAAGGCATTCCCTCGGTGGCAATTATTTTGTACAACGGAACAGAATCTTGGAATCCTCTTGACGAAACATATTCTGATTATCCCAAGGCGTTGCAGAGTATTCTGCTTCCCTTCAAGTGTGTCTTTCTGGATGTTTCGACAGTTCCCGATGACAAGTGTCTGAATGATTTCAGTCCCCGGCTGGGGGCGTTCATTGGTGCTCTGAAATACGCACGTAATCCAGAGAACCATAGCGATTTCCTGGCGCAGATGGTAAAAAAGGTTAAAACGTCATTGACTGGAAACGAGGCCCTTGACTTACTTACGTCTATGGATGTATATTTTCGCTACTGGATTTCGGAAAACTTCAAGGAGGCATTCAACATGGATTTCGTAAGACCGCCATACAGGACGATTCATGACGCTGAAGTCGAAGAAGCCGTTGAAAAGGCTGTGGAAAAGACGGAAGACCGTGTTGCTGTCCAGACGGCACTCAAGATGCTGTCTGATAGTAAACCTATGGACGAAATTGTTCGTTATTCAGGCTTGTCCGAAGAACGAATCCGCTCGTTGCAGCAATCGAAATAA
- a CDS encoding N-6 DNA methylase: MFEQVFKNIDDILWKEGGCSNELDYVEQTSWILFLKYLDNLESEREDEAALRGEDYERIIEKKFRWETWAAPKTSKGEPDHNKAMTGDDLIDFVNEKLFPHLKKFKEKASTAASLEYKIGEIFGELKNKITSGYNLREILWYADKLSFQSSEEKHEMSHLYEDKIHRMGNAGRNGGEYYTPRPLIRTIVKVVDPKIGETVYDAACGSAGFLCEAYAYMKEKVKNVSQKETLQTRTYYGKEKKGLAYIIGIMNMILHGVSAPNILHTNTLTENMAAVEEKDRKNVILANPPFGGKERAEVQQNFEIKTSETAYLFMQHFMKMLKAGGRAGVVIKNTVLSNTDNASIALRKSLLENCNLHTILDLPSGVFTGAGVKTVVLFFEKGKPTDKIWYYQPNFGRNLGKTNPLSEEDLAEFVQLQKKKTDSENSWTIKVSDLNENYDLSVKNPNRKTEVELREPSEIIDEMQRLNKESEQLLKELVKSVK, from the coding sequence ATGTTCGAACAGGTTTTCAAGAATATCGACGACATCCTTTGGAAAGAGGGTGGCTGCAGCAACGAATTGGATTACGTGGAACAGACTTCCTGGATCCTTTTCCTCAAGTACCTGGACAACCTGGAAAGCGAACGGGAAGACGAAGCGGCTCTCCGTGGCGAAGATTACGAACGGATCATCGAAAAGAAATTCCGCTGGGAAACCTGGGCGGCACCCAAAACTTCCAAGGGCGAACCGGACCACAACAAGGCCATGACCGGCGACGACCTTATTGATTTCGTGAACGAAAAACTTTTCCCCCACCTGAAGAAGTTCAAGGAAAAGGCTTCCACCGCGGCATCCTTGGAATACAAGATCGGTGAAATTTTCGGGGAACTGAAAAACAAGATTACCAGCGGCTACAACCTCCGTGAAATTCTCTGGTATGCCGACAAGCTCAGCTTCCAGAGTAGCGAAGAAAAGCACGAAATGAGCCACCTATACGAAGACAAGATTCACCGTATGGGTAACGCAGGCCGAAACGGCGGCGAGTATTACACGCCCCGCCCCCTAATTCGAACCATCGTGAAAGTGGTGGACCCCAAAATTGGCGAAACAGTTTACGACGCCGCCTGCGGAAGCGCAGGGTTCCTTTGCGAAGCATACGCCTACATGAAGGAAAAGGTGAAGAACGTTTCCCAAAAGGAAACCTTGCAGACCAGAACCTACTACGGCAAGGAAAAGAAAGGGCTGGCCTACATCATCGGCATCATGAACATGATTCTCCATGGCGTAAGTGCGCCCAACATTCTGCACACCAACACCCTAACCGAGAACATGGCCGCGGTAGAAGAAAAAGACCGCAAGAATGTAATCCTGGCGAACCCGCCCTTCGGTGGCAAGGAACGCGCCGAAGTCCAGCAGAACTTTGAAATCAAGACCAGCGAAACCGCCTACCTGTTTATGCAGCACTTTATGAAGATGCTGAAAGCCGGCGGCAGGGCTGGCGTTGTCATCAAGAACACAGTGCTGAGCAATACGGATAACGCATCCATTGCCTTGCGTAAAAGTCTCCTTGAAAATTGCAACCTCCACACCATCCTGGATTTGCCCAGCGGCGTGTTTACCGGCGCCGGTGTAAAGACCGTGGTGCTGTTCTTTGAAAAGGGCAAGCCCACCGACAAGATTTGGTATTACCAGCCCAACTTCGGCAGAAACCTGGGCAAGACAAATCCCCTGAGTGAAGAGGACCTTGCTGAATTTGTTCAGCTACAAAAGAAAAAGACCGACAGTGAAAATTCCTGGACCATCAAGGTCTCGGATTTGAATGAGAACTACGATCTTTCCGTAAAGAATCCCAATCGCAAAACCGAAGTGGAGCTCCGCGAACCTTCCGAAATTATCGACGAAATGCAACGCCTCAACAAGGAAAGTGAACAACTCCTGAAAGAACTCGTTAAAAGCGTGAAGTAG
- a CDS encoding ImmA/IrrE family metallo-endopeptidase has product MNVYHCGELAVIFPPGRDLAEKIQEMGMDANDLAARMGYTPKAVNDILQGNVRIVSEVAFLLEMVTNIPSSYWLRRQVSYDEYLIREKVKASLGNQPLWKKSFPAEACARNWIEKAPEGKSKTETTANEVHTLLKFFAVGTPQAWDRYYKDARLKVAFRISLAEVKDPYAMSMWIRRGEILSDEDPMEPQDHKAVRKKLKQHLPEIIDFAAANKALPESAKDITYNTPEADVVDDCMTGLAELCRKIGIRILFVQNFKTAPVHGMYRWYKDVPTIQLHDRFKSREAMWHTFFHELAHVLYHGKKGICLQNVDITHHHPEKEEEANCFAQKCMAEAGFVDG; this is encoded by the coding sequence ATGAACGTATATCATTGTGGCGAACTTGCTGTAATTTTCCCTCCAGGACGCGATCTAGCAGAAAAAATTCAAGAAATGGGAATGGACGCAAACGACCTGGCCGCTCGCATGGGCTACACGCCCAAGGCGGTGAACGACATTTTACAAGGGAACGTCCGCATCGTCTCCGAAGTCGCATTTCTCTTGGAAATGGTGACCAACATTCCCTCCAGCTATTGGCTTCGTCGACAAGTCAGTTACGACGAATACCTCATTCGCGAAAAAGTCAAGGCAAGCCTCGGAAACCAGCCCCTTTGGAAAAAATCCTTCCCGGCAGAAGCATGCGCGAGAAACTGGATCGAAAAAGCTCCCGAGGGCAAATCCAAAACCGAAACCACCGCCAACGAAGTCCACACGCTACTAAAGTTTTTTGCAGTGGGAACCCCGCAGGCCTGGGACCGCTATTACAAGGACGCACGTCTAAAAGTCGCCTTCAGGATTTCCCTGGCAGAGGTGAAAGACCCTTACGCCATGTCCATGTGGATTCGCCGGGGAGAAATCCTTTCTGACGAAGACCCCATGGAACCGCAAGACCACAAGGCTGTTCGCAAGAAACTAAAGCAGCATCTTCCCGAAATTATTGATTTTGCAGCGGCAAACAAAGCCCTTCCCGAAAGCGCAAAGGACATTACCTACAACACTCCCGAAGCCGACGTAGTTGACGATTGCATGACCGGGCTTGCAGAGCTTTGCCGCAAAATCGGAATTCGCATTCTTTTTGTACAGAACTTCAAGACAGCACCCGTCCATGGAATGTACCGCTGGTACAAGGACGTCCCCACAATTCAGCTACACGACCGCTTCAAGAGCCGCGAAGCCATGTGGCACACGTTCTTCCATGAACTCGCCCACGTTCTATACCACGGCAAAAAAGGAATCTGTCTGCAAAATGTCGATATTACCCACCACCATCCCGAAAAGGAAGAAGAAGCCAATTGCTTCGCACAAAAATGCATGGCGGAGGCGGGATTTGTGGATGGCTAG
- a CDS encoding type II toxin-antitoxin system RelE/ParE family toxin: protein MQIVYATKELATCAGDKSFAVKKLGQRRANVYWARLETLKQACDLGELKNMPGRFHELTGNRAGQWACDLDHPYRLIFKPLINNEGNIVGLIVEQTVSIMEIVDYHK from the coding sequence ATGCAAATCGTCTACGCCACTAAAGAGTTGGCAACATGCGCCGGCGACAAATCATTCGCGGTAAAAAAACTAGGCCAGCGTCGAGCGAACGTTTACTGGGCTAGACTTGAAACTCTTAAACAAGCTTGCGATTTGGGAGAATTAAAGAATATGCCCGGCCGTTTTCACGAACTGACAGGAAATCGCGCAGGGCAATGGGCTTGCGATTTGGACCACCCTTATAGGCTTATTTTCAAACCATTAATCAACAACGAAGGAAATATCGTCGGTTTAATTGTAGAGCAAACGGTCTCAATCATGGAAATTGTTGATTACCATAAGTAG
- a CDS encoding glycogen synthase produces the protein MNILVVSPEAGNWRRTSPLATAVNRMTDAFACAGAKVLTCSPFYKELMVDVDSYKCIFTGTEKLQNKPYEIWVSEKDPLHTYIYNQEFFDRPHVYGPPDERPYTDNHLRFAFLASAALAYAEASNFACQAIMGHEWGGALAGTLARTLYTSYAADIPFFFNIHNITYDFHVSSSEIEKIGLPREDYNMDGYEFWGKVSLLKAGILYATKVLFPSPGYRDAMLNTNLPGGLSGFLNRNADKLIGVQFGVSYQVWDFNDQDCLPIKEAKRRARANLQQQLGIVFKDKMVIYVHLDSEAGNTSETLATILSDVAHLDVFLIVGTSSRNNADWNYYKEFATQYPDVMYLLDLDKFMGDATRLRDTLAGSDVLFAANLREPSSSIILKAMAAGTLPLTGRTVGVSTMLTTYSLETAGEANAFLVDDANAPHQMLRCVKDAENVYKTETADWDKCVVNAYSGFHYEWCRTISKYLLILGELGLQPKA, from the coding sequence ATGAACATTCTTGTCGTAAGCCCGGAAGCAGGCAATTGGAGGCGCACGAGCCCCCTGGCAACCGCAGTCAACCGCATGACAGACGCATTCGCATGTGCCGGTGCCAAGGTTTTGACCTGCTCCCCGTTCTACAAGGAGCTGATGGTCGATGTAGATTCCTACAAGTGCATCTTTACAGGAACCGAAAAACTTCAGAACAAGCCCTACGAGATCTGGGTATCCGAAAAGGACCCCCTCCACACCTACATATACAACCAGGAATTTTTTGACAGACCCCACGTGTACGGCCCTCCCGACGAGCGCCCCTACACCGACAACCACCTGCGTTTCGCCTTTTTGGCCTCCGCAGCGCTAGCCTACGCCGAAGCCTCCAACTTCGCCTGCCAGGCCATCATGGGTCACGAATGGGGCGGCGCCCTTGCCGGCACCCTGGCAAGGACTCTGTACACCAGCTACGCCGCCGACATCCCCTTCTTCTTCAACATCCATAACATCACCTACGACTTCCACGTATCCTCCAGCGAAATCGAGAAGATCGGCCTCCCCCGCGAAGACTACAACATGGACGGCTACGAGTTCTGGGGCAAGGTGAGCCTGTTGAAGGCCGGCATCCTGTATGCCACCAAGGTATTGTTCCCCTCGCCGGGTTACCGCGACGCCATGCTGAACACCAACCTGCCCGGCGGTCTTAGCGGATTCCTGAACCGCAACGCCGACAAGCTGATTGGCGTGCAGTTCGGTGTAAGCTACCAGGTATGGGATTTCAACGACCAGGACTGCCTCCCCATCAAGGAAGCAAAGCGCAGAGCCAGGGCCAACCTGCAGCAGCAGTTGGGCATCGTCTTTAAAGACAAGATGGTTATCTACGTCCACCTGGATTCCGAAGCGGGCAACACTTCCGAGACCTTGGCCACCATCCTTTCGGACGTGGCACACCTCGACGTATTCCTTATCGTCGGAACTTCGTCCAGGAACAACGCCGACTGGAACTACTACAAGGAATTCGCCACGCAGTACCCCGACGTCATGTACCTGCTGGATTTGGATAAATTCATGGGTGACGCCACAAGGCTCCGCGACACGCTGGCCGGTTCCGACGTCCTGTTCGCCGCCAACCTGAGAGAACCCTCTTCTTCGATCATCTTGAAAGCCATGGCCGCGGGAACACTCCCCCTGACCGGACGCACCGTAGGCGTTTCTACCATGCTGACCACCTACAGCCTCGAGACTGCAGGCGAAGCCAACGCCTTCCTGGTTGACGACGCCAACGCACCCCACCAGATGCTGCGCTGCGTCAAGGACGCCGAGAACGTCTACAAGACCGAGACCGCCGACTGGGACAAGTGCGTCGTGAACGCCTACAGCGGATTCCACTACGAATGGTGCAGAACCATCTCCAAGTACCTGCTGATCCTTGGCGAACTTGGACTGCAGCCCAAGGCATAA
- the opgC gene encoding OpgC domain-containing protein yields the protein MRIKALDSIRGILLLQMTLDHFGKPISHYLYQCFGFFSAAEGFFFLSGFVGALAAFSKSAKDPKQTWMRSRAFKIWKYHSITLAAVAIAACTILTPIREYFSNFPEHPVLVSLWSIPMVNTPDYLDVLPLYVVFLLIGSALFPQMIRGNILAIWCASVALWIAGQYGLRDTLNSLFPRWINHGFFDPLCWQFLYVTGAAIAACWKRSQVFTPTFFKKFDRLIPLLFIILVFLFLWRHEYIPLQQPSKFWISKAAIGPLRFVNFMVFVSLVSWIVRRFPSALDFKVTNVIGRHSLDVFTAHIVLVYIWLATPGSIRYHEPWNIAAPIAACLLLWLLAKIREPRQK from the coding sequence ATGCGAATCAAGGCTCTGGATTCAATCCGTGGCATCCTGCTGCTGCAGATGACCCTGGATCACTTCGGAAAGCCCATTTCTCATTACCTATATCAGTGCTTCGGCTTCTTCAGTGCAGCCGAAGGCTTTTTTTTCTTATCGGGTTTTGTAGGCGCCTTGGCAGCCTTCAGCAAGTCTGCCAAGGATCCAAAGCAAACCTGGATGCGCTCCCGCGCATTCAAGATCTGGAAGTACCACAGCATTACGCTGGCAGCGGTCGCCATTGCCGCCTGCACCATCCTGACCCCGATCCGCGAATACTTCAGCAACTTCCCGGAACACCCGGTGCTAGTTAGCCTGTGGTCCATACCCATGGTGAACACGCCGGATTACCTTGACGTCCTGCCCCTTTACGTGGTCTTTCTGCTAATCGGTTCTGCGCTGTTCCCCCAGATGATCCGAGGGAACATTCTCGCCATCTGGTGCGCAAGCGTCGCCCTCTGGATTGCGGGGCAGTACGGCCTGCGGGACACCCTCAACAGCCTGTTCCCCAGATGGATAAACCACGGCTTTTTCGACCCGCTTTGCTGGCAGTTCCTTTATGTGACGGGGGCGGCCATTGCCGCCTGCTGGAAACGTTCCCAGGTCTTTACCCCTACATTCTTCAAAAAATTTGACCGCCTTATCCCGCTATTATTCATTATCCTTGTCTTCCTGTTCCTCTGGAGGCACGAATACATCCCCCTGCAGCAGCCCTCCAAGTTCTGGATAAGCAAGGCCGCAATCGGGCCGTTACGATTCGTCAACTTCATGGTGTTCGTCTCCCTGGTCAGCTGGATTGTCCGCCGCTTCCCCAGCGCACTGGACTTCAAGGTTACCAACGTCATCGGGCGCCACAGTCTAGACGTCTTTACGGCACACATCGTCCTGGTCTACATCTGGCTTGCCACCCCCGGCAGCATCCGTTACCACGAACCATGGAACATAGCCGCCCCCATTGCCGCATGCCTACTGCTGTGGCTCCTGGCAAAGATCCGAGAACCCCGCCAAAAATAA
- a CDS encoding restriction endonuclease subunit S, which translates to MSKKNVEWEWKKLGDVCEVIAGQSPKGSSYNNNEEGMEFHQGKKSFGKTIIESSGVWTSEITKIASPEDILISVRAPVGPVNFTDRQLCIGRGLAAIRAKHIDKKYLYLFLVYNESNMTSKTGAVFDSISRNDIINFEIPIPPLDEQERIVKVLDDAFEKIDTIKTTVETNLQNAKDLFQTTLANELSITDEKIKQGWVEESLENCCTHIVDCPHSTPKKAQRKTQYPCIRTSELRNGRIYWESMQYLDESEYLKRISRLKPEYNDIVYGREGTFGDAVLLPNTHFFSLGQRTMLLRPDKSKISPKFMLNMIISPIVYNQAKAKNKGCGVGHVNVGDIKQFYLPLPPLPVQKQIVAKLDTLSEKVKQLESNYKQVLADCDELKKALLKQAFEGML; encoded by the coding sequence ATGAGTAAGAAGAATGTTGAATGGGAATGGAAGAAACTTGGGGATGTTTGCGAAGTAATTGCAGGTCAATCACCAAAAGGTTCTTCTTACAATAACAATGAAGAAGGAATGGAATTTCACCAAGGAAAGAAATCCTTCGGTAAGACCATTATTGAGTCTTCTGGTGTATGGACTTCAGAGATTACCAAAATCGCGAGCCCCGAAGACATTCTCATTTCGGTGAGAGCACCCGTTGGTCCCGTTAATTTCACCGATCGACAACTGTGTATTGGACGAGGTCTCGCTGCTATTAGAGCAAAGCATATTGATAAAAAATATCTGTATCTATTTCTCGTTTATAACGAATCAAATATGACAAGTAAAACCGGAGCAGTCTTTGATTCAATTAGCCGAAACGATATCATAAATTTTGAAATTCCCATTCCGCCGCTGGATGAGCAGGAGCGGATTGTCAAGGTTTTAGACGACGCCTTTGAAAAAATTGACACCATCAAAACCACCGTCGAAACCAACCTTCAAAACGCCAAAGACCTTTTCCAAACAACTCTTGCCAACGAACTCTCCATCACCGATGAAAAAATCAAGCAGGGATGGGTAGAAGAATCGTTAGAGAATTGTTGCACACATATTGTTGATTGTCCTCATAGTACACCTAAAAAAGCTCAACGAAAAACGCAATATCCCTGTATCAGAACATCAGAATTACGCAATGGCAGAATTTACTGGGAATCAATGCAATATCTAGATGAATCTGAATATTTAAAACGAATATCTCGTTTGAAGCCTGAATACAACGACATTGTATACGGACGTGAAGGAACCTTTGGAGACGCAGTATTATTACCCAATACTCATTTTTTTAGTCTTGGTCAAAGAACCATGCTTTTAAGGCCTGACAAATCAAAAATTAGCCCTAAATTCATGCTAAACATGATTATTTCGCCAATTGTGTATAACCAAGCAAAAGCTAAGAACAAAGGTTGTGGAGTTGGTCATGTTAATGTTGGTGACATAAAACAATTTTATTTACCTCTCCCACCTCTTCCCGTCCAAAAGCAAATTGTAGCCAAACTGGATACCCTTTCCGAAAAAGTCAAACAACTAGAATCAAACTACAAGCAAGTCCTAGCCGACTGCGACGAACTGAAGAAAGCTCTTCTCAAACAAGCGTTTGAAGGAATGCTCTAG
- a CDS encoding outer-membrane lipoprotein carrier protein LolA, protein MIRKCSFRPQFLVAILLVLAQVTFALTASQAMEKSKAWFKSGKAWSLDFKLQVFYADSPDIASQMGSLKVAEGDKFVLDIAGIKFYSDGVDMWQYNVEQKQVLIKAVEDLSSQLHPSELLFKYLNCNAKEMTEGNFGGQKLWVLKLDPSKYAGQFTQMEVWLSQKDFSPVRLFTMDPSGNGSWYNIVNLKVMKKVSDSDFRYKAIPGVDEIDMR, encoded by the coding sequence ATGATAAGAAAATGTTCCTTTAGACCCCAATTCCTGGTGGCTATTCTTTTGGTGTTGGCCCAGGTGACTTTTGCCCTGACTGCAAGTCAGGCCATGGAAAAATCCAAGGCCTGGTTCAAGTCCGGTAAGGCCTGGAGCCTGGATTTTAAACTGCAGGTGTTTTATGCGGATTCGCCGGATATCGCATCGCAGATGGGTAGCCTCAAGGTGGCCGAAGGCGATAAGTTTGTTCTTGATATCGCCGGCATCAAGTTCTATAGCGACGGTGTCGACATGTGGCAATACAATGTGGAGCAGAAGCAGGTCCTGATCAAGGCCGTGGAGGATCTTTCCAGTCAGCTGCACCCTTCCGAGCTTCTATTTAAATACCTGAACTGCAACGCCAAGGAAATGACCGAAGGCAATTTCGGTGGCCAGAAGTTGTGGGTACTGAAACTGGACCCTTCGAAGTATGCGGGGCAATTCACCCAGATGGAAGTGTGGCTGTCTCAAAAGGATTTTTCTCCGGTGCGCCTGTTTACCATGGACCCTTCTGGAAACGGTTCCTGGTATAACATCGTTAACCTGAAGGTCATGAAGAAAGTTTCCGACAGCGATTTTAGATACAAGGCCATTCCCGGTGTCGATGAAATCGATATGAGATAG
- the hsdR gene encoding EcoAI/FtnUII family type I restriction enzme subunit R, with protein MNESDTRRKKIDPKLKEAGWEVIPESEIFTEQSAYEIAPGRIANHERNPKKIDYLLVYKGIKIAIVEAKKDEVDVSEGVAQAKEYAKRMSIRFTYSCNGDKIWAIDMKTGKEGLVNAFPSPDELWATQFPVNNPLRDKLNAVPFNRDGGKSPRYYQENAVNAVMDAFSRKQDRVLLTLATGTGKTYIAFQICWKLTQARWNVSGTSRQPRILFLSDRNILSNQALNDFGQFPEDAMCRITPENIRKAKGDVSTSRSIYFSIFQTFMTEHKGKALFKAYPEDFFDLVIIDECHRGAANDESRWRGILEYFQKAYHLGLTATPKRKENANTYKYFGKPVYEYSLKQGIEDGFLTPYRVRISKSNIDTYAYDEDDDVESGEVDPNRIYNENDFYQGNIEIRARDEHRVKEFLDQIDPDEKTIVFGATQAHAAILRDLINQNSKKPNVDYCKRVTSDDGDKGEKDLRAFQDNEKLLPTILTTSQKLSTGVDAKNVRNIVLMRPVNNIIEFKQIIGRGTRLFDGKYFFTVYDFVGASKNFTDPDWDGDPICEKCGNFPCTCGKRGGGNKPPVKPKPCKVCGNLPCTCPVQDQKKKKVVIELSPGHKIQLTTEWTERFMFDGELITIEQFIKILFGKIPSFFKNEKDLRTKWSDPKTREELLQRLADGGFSRERLRQVQTLTANEKCDLLDVLEYIAYQSTPMERVARVQLMHDSIIQELTDKQISFVEFVLKQYVENGVDSLALKQLPELVKLQYGTVKDACNKMNVDAKTLNRIFVDFQKVLYA; from the coding sequence ATGAACGAGTCCGATACCAGACGAAAGAAGATTGACCCGAAGCTGAAAGAAGCGGGTTGGGAAGTGATTCCGGAAAGTGAAATCTTTACGGAACAGTCCGCCTATGAAATCGCGCCGGGCCGCATCGCCAATCACGAGCGCAATCCCAAGAAAATCGACTATCTGCTGGTTTACAAGGGCATCAAAATCGCCATCGTCGAAGCCAAAAAAGACGAAGTGGATGTTAGCGAAGGCGTGGCCCAGGCCAAGGAATACGCCAAGCGCATGAGCATCCGCTTTACCTATTCCTGCAACGGGGACAAGATCTGGGCCATCGACATGAAAACAGGCAAGGAAGGTCTTGTCAATGCATTCCCATCTCCCGATGAACTATGGGCAACACAGTTCCCCGTCAACAATCCTCTCCGTGACAAGTTAAATGCAGTTCCGTTCAATCGCGACGGCGGCAAGTCACCCCGCTACTATCAGGAAAACGCAGTCAATGCCGTAATGGACGCCTTTTCCCGCAAGCAGGACCGCGTTCTCTTGACTCTTGCAACAGGAACCGGCAAAACCTATATCGCATTCCAAATCTGCTGGAAATTAACTCAGGCCCGCTGGAATGTTAGCGGCACAAGTCGCCAGCCTCGAATACTGTTTCTTTCCGACAGAAACATTCTTTCTAATCAGGCGTTGAACGATTTTGGACAATTCCCCGAAGATGCCATGTGCAGAATCACTCCCGAAAACATCCGCAAGGCAAAAGGCGATGTTTCCACAAGCCGCAGCATCTACTTCAGCATCTTCCAGACCTTCATGACAGAGCATAAGGGAAAAGCCTTATTCAAAGCCTATCCCGAAGACTTTTTTGACCTAGTGATTATCGACGAATGTCACCGTGGTGCAGCCAACGACGAAAGCCGCTGGCGAGGCATTCTTGAATATTTTCAGAAAGCTTACCATCTAGGCCTTACCGCCACACCGAAGCGAAAGGAAAACGCCAACACTTATAAATACTTCGGAAAGCCCGTCTATGAATATTCCTTGAAGCAGGGCATCGAAGATGGTTTCCTTACTCCATACCGCGTCCGCATTTCTAAATCAAACATCGACACATACGCCTATGACGAAGACGACGATGTGGAAAGTGGCGAAGTGGACCCCAACCGCATTTACAACGAAAATGATTTCTATCAGGGAAACATTGAAATCCGCGCCCGCGACGAACACCGCGTCAAGGAATTTCTGGATCAAATCGATCCCGACGAAAAGACAATCGTATTTGGCGCCACTCAGGCTCACGCCGCCATTCTGCGAGACTTAATCAATCAAAATTCCAAAAAGCCAAATGTCGATTACTGCAAGCGCGTCACCAGCGACGACGGCGACAAGGGCGAAAAGGATCTCAGGGCGTTCCAGGATAATGAAAAATTGCTGCCCACCATTCTCACCACGTCGCAGAAACTTTCTACAGGTGTTGACGCAAAGAATGTTCGCAACATCGTTTTGATGCGCCCGGTCAACAACATCATTGAATTCAAGCAAATTATTGGACGCGGCACCCGTCTATTTGATGGAAAGTACTTCTTTACCGTCTATGACTTTGTCGGTGCCAGCAAGAACTTTACCGACCCCGACTGGGACGGTGACCCGATTTGCGAAAAGTGCGGCAATTTTCCCTGCACATGCGGAAAACGCGGAGGCGGCAACAAGCCTCCCGTAAAGCCCAAGCCTTGTAAAGTATGCGGTAACTTGCCTTGCACCTGTCCAGTACAAGATCAGAAAAAGAAGAAGGTGGTTATTGAACTTTCGCCAGGCCATAAAATCCAGCTGACGACCGAATGGACAGAACGCTTCATGTTTGATGGCGAACTCATTACCATCGAGCAGTTCATTAAAATTCTCTTCGGTAAAATTCCAAGCTTTTTCAAGAACGAAAAAGACCTTCGCACAAAATGGTCCGACCCGAAAACTCGCGAAGAACTTTTGCAACGCCTCGCCGACGGAGGTTTCAGCAGAGAGCGCCTTCGCCAAGTGCAGACACTTACCGCCAACGAAAAATGCGATTTGCTAGATGTACTTGAATATATCGCATACCAAAGCACGCCAATGGAACGCGTCGCACGCGTCCAGCTGATGCACGACAGCATTATTCAGGAACTGACAGATAAGCAAATATCTTTCGTAGAATTTGTTTTGAAGCAATATGTGGAAAACGGAGTTGATTCGCTCGCTCTTAAACAGTTGCCAGAACTCGTCAAGCTCCAATACGGAACCGTAAAAGACGCTTGCAACAAAATGAACGTGGACGCAAAAACTCTAAACAGAATCTTTGTGGATTTCCAGAAAGTTCTGTATGCGTAA